The proteins below are encoded in one region of Neisseriales bacterium:
- the trmD gene encoding tRNA (guanosine(37)-N1)-methyltransferase TrmD — MQVDVVTLFPSMFNALTGFGVVGRALQKSIWHFRTWDPRHFATDIHHRVDDRPYGGGAGMVMLAEPLFAAVSAAKAQHTLQHYPTHVIYLSPQGALLNQKKVAELATRPALILLCGRYEGVDERLIEQVVDEEISIGDYVLSGGEVPAMILMEAVLRMLPGVLHDRASCEQDSFMNGLLDYPHYTRPEEFLGVRVPDVLSSGHHGKITRWRLKQALGRTWRRRPDLLRDRALTAEELVLLTEFQQDSMNFKNGVTCEPY, encoded by the coding sequence GTGCAAGTTGATGTTGTGACATTGTTTCCCAGCATGTTTAATGCGCTAACGGGTTTTGGTGTTGTGGGTCGTGCTTTGCAAAAATCAATTTGGCATTTTCGTACTTGGGATCCGCGTCATTTTGCGACCGATATACATCATCGTGTGGATGACAGACCCTATGGAGGTGGTGCGGGCATGGTGATGTTGGCAGAACCCTTATTTGCCGCAGTGTCTGCTGCTAAGGCACAGCATACGTTACAACATTACCCAACGCATGTTATTTATTTATCTCCGCAAGGCGCATTGCTTAATCAGAAAAAAGTAGCAGAATTGGCAACAAGACCTGCTTTAATTTTACTATGTGGACGCTATGAAGGCGTTGATGAGCGCTTAATTGAGCAAGTGGTTGATGAAGAGATTTCGATAGGTGACTATGTGCTATCTGGAGGCGAAGTACCTGCCATGATTCTTATGGAGGCGGTTTTGCGAATGTTACCAGGCGTATTACATGACAGGGCCTCGTGTGAACAGGACTCTTTTATGAACGGCTTACTTGACTATCCACACTATACGCGCCCCGAAGAATTTTTAGGTGTCAGGGTACCCGATGTTCTATCTTCTGGACATCATGGTAAAATCACACGTTGGCGATTGAAGCAAGCGTTAGGGCGGACTTGGCGCAGACGACCCGATTTATTGCGTGATCGAGCTTTAACGGCAGAAGAATTAGTGTTGTTGACGGAGTTTCAACAGGATAGTATGAATTTTAAAAATGGAGTGACTTGTGAACCTTATTGA
- a CDS encoding serine hydroxymethyltransferase: MFDPLMTIATFDEALFSAMSAELKRQEECVELIASENYVSPAVLEAQGSVLTNKYAEGYPDKRYYGGCVFVDQVEKLAIERCKALFGAEYVNVQPHSGSQANQAVFMATLKPGDVILGMGLAHGGHLTHGASVNISGRLYQALTYGLNAQEELDYEEVAYLAKQHQPKLIIAGASAYSLAIDWQRFRQIADSVGAYLFVDMAHYAGLIAAGEYPNPIPYADFVTTTTHKTLRGPRGGIVMAKAEHASAINSAVFPCLQGGPLMHVIAAKAAALKEALEPSFKIYAKQIKKNAQIMAEVLAKRGLRIVSGRTESHVLLIDLRPKHTTGKAIEHALERAHITVNKNAIPNDPEKFTITSGIRIGTPAMTTRGFKEAETYQLANLLADVTDAPDDETVLNRVRQEVLALCQRFPVYTA; the protein is encoded by the coding sequence GTGTTTGACCCGTTAATGACCATTGCAACTTTTGATGAAGCGCTTTTTTCAGCCATGTCGGCTGAATTAAAGCGGCAAGAAGAATGTGTAGAACTGATTGCTTCGGAAAATTATGTGAGCCCTGCAGTTTTGGAGGCACAGGGTTCTGTTTTGACCAATAAGTATGCGGAAGGTTATCCGGATAAACGCTATTACGGTGGCTGTGTGTTTGTGGATCAAGTAGAAAAATTGGCTATTGAGCGTTGTAAAGCTTTGTTTGGGGCGGAATATGTCAATGTACAACCGCATTCTGGTAGTCAGGCCAATCAAGCCGTATTTATGGCTACACTCAAACCGGGTGATGTGATCCTCGGTATGGGTTTGGCGCATGGCGGACATTTGACGCATGGCGCTTCAGTTAATATTTCTGGTCGGCTTTATCAAGCGTTGACCTATGGATTAAATGCTCAAGAGGAACTAGATTACGAGGAAGTGGCCTATTTGGCTAAGCAGCATCAACCTAAATTGATTATTGCTGGTGCCTCAGCATATAGTTTAGCAATTGATTGGCAGCGTTTTCGTCAGATCGCAGATAGTGTGGGCGCTTATTTATTTGTGGACATGGCGCACTATGCAGGCTTAATCGCAGCGGGCGAATATCCTAACCCTATTCCTTATGCTGATTTTGTAACTACCACAACGCATAAAACCCTACGCGGACCGCGTGGCGGGATTGTCATGGCTAAAGCTGAACATGCCTCAGCGATCAATTCAGCAGTTTTTCCATGCCTGCAAGGAGGCCCCTTAATGCATGTGATTGCTGCCAAAGCTGCTGCTTTAAAAGAAGCACTGGAGCCGAGTTTTAAAATCTATGCTAAGCAGATTAAAAAAAATGCACAGATCATGGCTGAAGTTTTAGCGAAGCGGGGCTTACGTATTGTATCGGGTCGCACCGAGTCGCATGTACTCTTGATTGATTTAAGACCTAAACATACAACGGGTAAAGCTATTGAGCATGCATTAGAGCGTGCTCACATTACTGTGAATAAAAATGCAATACCGAATGACCCCGAAAAATTCACGATTACTTCTGGTATTCGTATTGGGACGCCTGCCATGACAACGAGAGGATTTAAAGAGGCTGAAACCTATCAGCTAGCTAACCTTTTGGCAGATGTGACTGACGCGCCGGACGATGAAACGGTATTGAACAGGGTACGCCAAGAAGTACTTGCCCTATGTCAGCGTTTTCCTGTATACACCGCTTAA
- a CDS encoding prolipoprotein diacylglyceryl transferase: MIVHPNFDPIVMQVGPLAVHWYGLTYLLAFLIFIWLGKKQASMIKWDEALVDRLLLYGMLGVILGGRLGYIIFYKPLFYLHHPLKIIAFWEGGMSFHGGLLGVLLAIGLLAYRTHYGFWQIADFTAPLVPPGLAAGRIGNFINGELWGKVTSPETPWSMLFPHASTADNLYAIQHPEWLYFLSLHHALPRHPTQLYECALEGIMLFIVLHYYSQSSRKIGQVSGMFLLCYGAFRYVIEYVREPDSFMPLLWFGLSMGQWLSLPMIGIGIWLLQSHRYLSDKSSV, encoded by the coding sequence ATGATTGTTCACCCTAATTTTGATCCCATTGTTATGCAAGTCGGGCCACTTGCTGTGCACTGGTACGGGTTAACCTACCTTCTTGCTTTTTTAATATTTATATGGCTCGGAAAAAAACAAGCAAGCATGATAAAGTGGGATGAAGCTCTGGTAGACCGCCTCTTACTCTATGGCATGTTGGGCGTTATATTGGGCGGTAGACTCGGTTATATAATATTTTACAAACCGCTATTTTATCTTCATCACCCCCTAAAAATCATTGCATTTTGGGAAGGTGGTATGTCTTTTCATGGCGGATTGTTAGGTGTATTGCTTGCAATTGGTTTATTGGCTTATCGGACGCACTATGGATTTTGGCAAATTGCTGACTTTACAGCACCATTGGTTCCACCTGGTCTTGCTGCGGGACGCATTGGGAATTTTATTAATGGCGAACTGTGGGGTAAAGTAACCTCACCTGAAACCCCATGGTCAATGCTTTTTCCGCACGCTAGTACGGCTGATAATTTATACGCTATCCAGCATCCTGAATGGCTATATTTTTTATCCCTTCATCATGCTTTACCACGCCATCCCACCCAACTTTATGAGTGTGCCTTGGAAGGTATTATGCTTTTCATCGTATTACACTATTACTCTCAAAGCTCTCGGAAAATAGGACAGGTATCAGGGATGTTTTTATTGTGTTATGGTGCTTTTCGTTATGTTATTGAATACGTGCGCGAACCAGATAGTTTTATGCCGTTGTTGTGGTTCGGGCTTTCCATGGGTCAATGGTTATCACTGCCAATGATTGGTATAGGTATTTGGTTATTGCAATCACATCGCTACTTATCTGACAAATCCTCTGTATAG
- a CDS encoding Spx/MgsR family RNA polymerase-binding regulatory protein gives MDNTILYGIAQCSTVQKARDWLDSNHVGYTFVDFKKTALSTEQVTHWLNLLGTQKLINKQSLTWRKLSEADKKCLDQSEQIITLLIRKPTLIKRPLLMYHGKVLCGFSVAEYQDCLR, from the coding sequence ATGGACAATACTATCCTCTATGGCATCGCCCAATGTAGTACTGTTCAAAAAGCAAGAGACTGGTTAGATAGTAACCATGTCGGCTATACATTTGTTGATTTTAAAAAAACAGCGCTAAGCACAGAGCAAGTTACCCATTGGTTAAACCTTTTGGGTACACAAAAACTTATCAATAAGCAGAGTCTAACGTGGCGTAAACTCAGCGAAGCTGATAAAAAATGCTTAGACCAGTCCGAACAAATCATCACGTTACTGATTCGCAAACCAACGCTCATTAAACGTCCTTTGTTGATGTATCACGGCAAAGTATTATGCGGTTTTAGTGTTGCTGAATATCAAGATTGCCTACGATGA
- the rplS gene encoding 50S ribosomal protein L19, with protein MNLIDQLEQEEIDRLNKNIPTFAPGDMVAVQVKVVEGNRERLQTFEGVVIAKRNRGLNSAFTVRKISAGEGVERTFQTYSPLLVSINVKRQGDVRRAKLYYLRGRTGKSARIKEKLAIRKTVEVVGATEPIQETAS; from the coding sequence GTGAACCTTATTGATCAGTTAGAACAAGAGGAAATAGACCGTCTGAATAAAAATATTCCGACCTTTGCACCGGGTGATATGGTGGCTGTACAAGTAAAAGTGGTGGAGGGCAATCGCGAGCGACTTCAAACATTTGAAGGGGTTGTGATTGCGAAACGTAATCGTGGACTCAATAGCGCTTTTACTGTGCGGAAAATTTCGGCAGGAGAAGGCGTAGAGCGTACCTTTCAGACCTATTCGCCGCTATTGGTTTCGATTAACGTCAAACGCCAAGGCGATGTTAGACGAGCTAAGCTTTATTATTTAAGGGGTCGCACGGGTAAATCAGCCCGTATTAAAGAAAAACTTGCAATCCGTAAAACAGTCGAAGTGGTTGGCGCAACAGAACCTATTCAGGAAACTGCTTCCTAA
- the dapE gene encoding succinyl-diaminopimelate desuccinylase, with protein MNKVLDLACQLISRPSVTPNDAGCQDLIAAHLTNLGFSVEFLRFGQVTNLWAKLGDASPTFCFAGHTDVVPPGDISKWHTSPFRPTVRGNRLVGRGVADMKAAIAAFLVATETFLHRHTDFEGAIAFLLTSDEEGEAKDGTLRVVETLQARHQAIDFCLIGEPTSKQYLGDTIKVGSRGSLTGHLVIKGKQGHIAYPHLAINPIHGLGRAIRVLSETTWDTGNQYFEPTSWQACYLHADSGAVNVIPQSSELTFNFRFSVESTVDSLKKRLTALLDQQHLQYEIHWTLSSNPFIDEVGYLAKTLQATVGSVTGQPSQFSTKGGASDGHFLCQIAKELLEFGLLDSTIHQTNECSPIEDINQLTAIYTLLLQNILCGQKKMNVAQTNIV; from the coding sequence ATGAATAAAGTGCTGGATCTGGCCTGCCAATTGATCAGTCGCCCCTCAGTTACCCCCAACGATGCAGGGTGTCAAGATTTAATTGCAGCGCATTTGACAAACCTTGGTTTCTCAGTAGAATTTTTGCGTTTTGGACAAGTCACCAATCTATGGGCTAAATTGGGGGACGCTTCGCCCACTTTCTGTTTTGCGGGACATACCGATGTCGTGCCACCCGGTGATATATCAAAATGGCACACTTCTCCCTTTAGACCAACCGTTCGAGGAAACCGTCTTGTCGGGCGTGGTGTGGCAGATATGAAGGCGGCTATCGCAGCATTCTTAGTTGCAACAGAAACTTTCTTGCATCGGCATACTGACTTTGAAGGGGCTATTGCTTTTTTGCTCACCTCAGATGAAGAAGGCGAGGCGAAAGATGGCACATTGCGTGTCGTTGAAACCCTACAAGCACGCCATCAAGCAATTGATTTTTGTCTCATCGGTGAACCAACCTCAAAACAATACCTAGGAGATACCATCAAAGTAGGTAGTCGAGGCTCTCTTACTGGTCACTTAGTGATCAAAGGTAAGCAGGGTCACATTGCCTATCCACACCTTGCGATAAATCCAATACATGGCCTCGGTCGAGCAATCAGAGTGCTTAGCGAAACAACATGGGATACAGGAAACCAATATTTTGAGCCAACTTCATGGCAAGCTTGTTATCTGCACGCTGATTCAGGTGCGGTCAATGTGATTCCGCAAAGTAGTGAACTGACGTTTAATTTTCGTTTTTCAGTAGAAAGTACGGTCGATTCACTCAAAAAACGCTTGACTGCCTTGCTCGATCAACAACATTTACAATATGAGATCCACTGGACGTTATCCAGTAACCCTTTTATAGATGAAGTAGGATACCTTGCCAAAACCTTGCAAGCAACTGTTGGATCTGTCACAGGACAACCAAGTCAATTTTCAACAAAGGGTGGTGCTTCAGATGGCCATTTTTTGTGTCAAATCGCAAAAGAATTACTTGAATTTGGTTTATTAGATAGTACGATTCACCAAACAAATGAATGCTCACCCATTGAAGATATCAATCAGTTAACAGCAATTTATACTCTGCTTTTGCAAAACATATTGTGTGGTCAAAAAAAAATGAACGTTGCTCAAACAAATATCGTCTGA
- the xerD gene encoding site-specific tyrosine recombinase XerD encodes MQIDDKALIDQFLDWLWFNEHVAEHTLLAYRNDLYCLVRLLEVVQVTLRTAQRDELEQALLNTMQRQSTATAARRLSAWRRFYRYLVQQHNLEHDPSIKIISPRNKQSLPKAISERDVEALLASPDTSTPIGLRNRALFEIMYASGLRVSELTTLTLTQIDTVQGLVAPIGKGNKERQVPIGEVACYWLQRYLAEARPVLMRQKQCDTLMVTQRGKGLTRQMVWHWIVRYAKQANLFPISPHGLRHAFATHLVNHGADLRIVQLLLGHADISTTQIYTYVAKERLKQLHAQHHPRG; translated from the coding sequence ATGCAGATAGATGACAAGGCATTGATTGATCAGTTCTTGGATTGGCTGTGGTTCAATGAGCACGTCGCTGAACACACCTTGTTAGCTTATCGCAATGATTTGTATTGCCTTGTTCGCCTCCTTGAGGTTGTGCAAGTAACCCTCCGTACTGCCCAGCGCGATGAATTGGAGCAGGCTTTATTGAATACGATGCAGCGACAATCTACTGCGACTGCAGCAAGGCGGTTATCAGCGTGGCGACGTTTTTATCGCTATTTAGTGCAACAGCATAACCTGGAACATGATCCGAGCATAAAAATCATATCACCACGTAACAAGCAATCTTTACCAAAAGCTATTTCGGAACGAGATGTGGAGGCGCTACTTGCATCACCGGATACTTCAACGCCGATTGGATTGCGTAATCGTGCGTTATTTGAAATTATGTATGCAAGCGGTTTACGTGTTAGTGAATTAACAACACTGACGCTTACCCAGATAGATACTGTACAAGGATTAGTTGCCCCGATCGGTAAGGGTAACAAAGAGCGTCAAGTACCCATTGGGGAAGTAGCTTGCTATTGGTTACAGCGCTATTTAGCCGAAGCAAGGCCAGTTTTAATGCGACAGAAGCAATGTGATACGTTGATGGTGACACAAAGAGGAAAGGGATTAACGCGTCAGATGGTATGGCATTGGATTGTGCGTTACGCCAAGCAAGCTAATCTATTTCCAATCAGTCCACATGGTTTACGCCATGCTTTTGCAACGCATTTGGTTAATCATGGTGCTGACTTGCGGATTGTACAGCTTTTATTGGGCCATGCTGATATTTCAACAACGCAAATTTATACTTATGTTGCCAAAGAGCGCTTAAAACAGCTTCATGCCCAGCACCATCCAAGAGGTTAA
- the rimM gene encoding ribosome maturation factor RimM: MLDEKNLVVMGHITGAFGIQGWIKIHADTMEPHSLFAYPVWYLGQFSRKWQAYQFVVGQVHHHMPIAQIETITNREEALQLQGSLIAIPRTQLPKAEDEEYYWVDLVGMSVRNQHGEMLGIIEKLVSSPAHDILVVQQGAFQRLIPFVSAIVMQVDQSCRSVTVLWEKDY; encoded by the coding sequence ATGCTTGATGAAAAAAATCTCGTCGTGATGGGTCACATCACGGGTGCTTTTGGTATCCAAGGTTGGATAAAAATTCATGCAGATACGATGGAGCCTCATTCGCTTTTTGCTTATCCTGTGTGGTATTTAGGTCAATTTAGTAGGAAGTGGCAGGCTTACCAGTTTGTTGTAGGCCAAGTGCATCATCATATGCCCATTGCACAGATTGAGACGATTACAAATCGCGAAGAGGCTCTGCAACTTCAGGGGTCATTGATTGCTATACCGCGTACCCAATTACCTAAAGCGGAGGATGAGGAATATTATTGGGTAGATTTAGTAGGTATGTCGGTACGTAATCAACATGGCGAGATGCTTGGCATTATTGAAAAGCTTGTCAGCAGTCCTGCACATGATATATTAGTTGTTCAGCAGGGCGCCTTTCAGCGATTAATCCCTTTTGTGTCGGCGATTGTAATGCAAGTAGACCAATCTTGTCGTTCGGTAACAGTTTTATGGGAAAAAGATTACTAG
- a CDS encoding protein-L-isoaspartate(D-aspartate) O-methyltransferase: MSTLASGMLSDRTKQRMIDRLIQHGIKHPKVLKAMAQVPRHFFVDEALATMAYDDKSLPIGYGQTISQPYTVARMTEMLFTPNMPRKVLEIGTGCGYQSAILLASGVTEVYSIERLATMLHLAKQNLRRARLTTVRLVHQDGHEGLPEVAPFDGILITAAIKNISNALLDQLSNNGRLIAPIGEATQQYLWCFEKSGQTIQKTCVEMVNFVLMIAGKA; this comes from the coding sequence ATGTCAACCCTAGCTTCTGGAATGCTATCTGATCGCACCAAGCAACGCATGATAGATCGGTTGATACAACATGGCATCAAACATCCTAAAGTACTCAAAGCCATGGCGCAGGTACCTCGACATTTTTTTGTTGATGAGGCTCTTGCTACCATGGCTTATGACGATAAATCACTACCTATTGGATACGGTCAAACTATCTCGCAACCTTATACCGTTGCTCGTATGACCGAAATGCTATTCACGCCAAATATGCCACGTAAAGTGTTGGAAATTGGCACAGGGTGTGGTTACCAAAGCGCTATACTTTTGGCTTCAGGTGTAACAGAAGTCTATTCTATTGAGCGCCTTGCAACAATGCTCCATCTTGCTAAACAAAATCTGCGCCGTGCACGCTTAACAACAGTACGACTTGTACATCAAGATGGGCATGAAGGATTACCAGAGGTTGCACCGTTTGATGGTATCCTTATCACAGCAGCCATCAAAAATATTTCTAACGCTTTATTAGATCAACTCAGCAATAATGGTCGGCTTATTGCTCCTATCGGCGAAGCAACGCAGCAATATTTATGGTGCTTTGAAAAATCGGGTCAAACCATCCAAAAAACATGCGTAGAAATGGTAAATTTTGTTCTCATGATTGCAGGCAAAGCATAA
- the rpsP gene encoding 30S ribosomal protein S16: MVVIRLARGGARSRPFYHIVVTDSRSRRDGRFIERIGFFNPIAKDKEEYIRLSEERFNYWVGVGVRVSDTVQKLVAVQLKAKQAMPAEQKGIVVTKPAKEKSTKSLKARQAEQMAKETVTTLSDQTEKPAEQVVEPISQDTTEPADLASPTAVVMEDEAVAVPDTNESTVPTQNDEKQADTDKGE; encoded by the coding sequence ATGGTCGTGATTCGTCTGGCTCGCGGTGGGGCTAGAAGCCGCCCGTTTTACCATATTGTGGTGACTGATTCGCGTAGTCGGCGGGACGGTCGATTTATTGAGCGCATTGGTTTTTTCAATCCGATAGCAAAAGACAAGGAAGAATATATACGACTGTCCGAGGAGCGCTTTAATTACTGGGTAGGCGTTGGTGTTCGCGTATCGGACACCGTTCAGAAGCTTGTTGCTGTGCAATTGAAGGCTAAACAAGCAATGCCTGCTGAGCAAAAAGGCATTGTTGTTACCAAGCCAGCTAAAGAAAAATCTACAAAATCCCTTAAAGCACGTCAAGCAGAACAAATGGCTAAAGAAACTGTCACAACCCTATCTGATCAAACCGAAAAACCTGCAGAGCAAGTTGTTGAGCCTATATCTCAAGACACAACAGAGCCAGCTGACTTGGCATCACCTACCGCGGTTGTTATGGAAGACGAAGCTGTTGCAGTGCCGGATACCAATGAATCAACGGTGCCTACACAAAACGACGAAAAACAAGCAGATACTGATAAGGGTGAATAG
- a CDS encoding LapA family protein, whose protein sequence is MRLVGRLVTLILLLLLVIVAAKNSQMTTLELLFGYAVALPLIVLIVSFFVVGVVCGLLMATRYLFTLRHQANHPIKAATNDPAHNTAVPHSVYTEDLSDK, encoded by the coding sequence ATGCGTCTTGTTGGGCGATTGGTAACATTAATATTACTGCTCTTACTTGTGATTGTGGCTGCAAAAAATAGCCAGATGACAACATTAGAATTACTTTTTGGCTATGCTGTTGCTTTGCCATTAATTGTGCTGATCGTTAGTTTTTTTGTAGTAGGCGTCGTTTGTGGTTTATTAATGGCAACGCGTTATCTATTCACCCTACGACATCAAGCAAATCATCCTATAAAGGCTGCTACAAATGATCCGGCGCACAATACTGCTGTACCCCATTCTGTCTATACAGAGGATTTGTCAGATAAGTAG
- the pntB gene encoding Re/Si-specific NAD(P)(+) transhydrogenase subunit beta, whose protein sequence is MPTITFPSGLIQAAYIASAVLFILSLAGLSQHETAKRGNLYGMVGMTIAVFATLAQYGIKTALIVAFAMLCGAVIGLYFARKVEMTQMPELVAMLHSFVGLAAVLVGFNSLLTPHHLVGAEHTIYLTEIYLGIFIGAVTFSGSLVAFGKLHGLLSSNPLRLPHKHVLNLIAIICSIILMLYFVMQAQGCMSWVVLGIMTAIAMLFGWHLIASIGGADMPVVVSMLNSYSGWAAAAAGFMLANDLLIITGALVGSSGAILSYIMCKAMNRSFIGVIAGGFGTAGVAVAVEAMGEYREVQAGQVAELLKNARSVIIAPGYGMAVAQAQYPVADIARKLAEMGVQVRFAIHPVAGRLPGHMNVLLAEAKVPYDIVLEMDEINQDFPETDVVLVLGANDTVNPSAEEDPNSPIAGMPVLQVWKAKDVVINKRSMNTGYAGVPNPLFFKDNAHMIFGDAKKMVEAILHAL, encoded by the coding sequence ATGCCAACAATAACTTTTCCATCAGGTTTAATCCAAGCAGCTTATATTGCTTCTGCGGTTTTATTTATCTTAAGTTTAGCGGGTCTGTCTCAGCATGAAACCGCAAAACGTGGCAATCTTTACGGTATGGTCGGTATGACTATTGCTGTTTTTGCGACGCTTGCACAATATGGCATCAAAACAGCACTCATTGTGGCCTTTGCGATGCTATGCGGCGCTGTTATCGGTCTTTACTTTGCTCGTAAGGTCGAGATGACACAAATGCCAGAACTCGTTGCCATGTTACATAGTTTTGTCGGCTTAGCGGCAGTATTGGTCGGTTTTAATAGTCTTTTAACGCCTCATCATTTGGTTGGCGCAGAACATACTATTTATCTTACTGAAATCTATTTAGGAATATTTATTGGTGCAGTTACCTTTTCAGGTTCTTTGGTTGCGTTTGGTAAATTACATGGCTTACTCTCATCAAACCCACTGCGCTTACCCCATAAGCATGTACTCAACTTGATCGCTATCATATGCTCCATAATTTTGATGTTGTATTTTGTCATGCAGGCTCAAGGATGTATGTCTTGGGTAGTATTAGGTATCATGACCGCTATTGCTATGCTATTTGGTTGGCATCTTATTGCTTCTATTGGTGGCGCTGATATGCCAGTTGTCGTGTCGATGCTTAATTCCTATTCAGGATGGGCAGCAGCAGCAGCAGGTTTTATGCTTGCTAATGATTTACTCATTATTACGGGTGCGTTAGTAGGCTCATCTGGCGCAATCTTGTCCTACATTATGTGTAAAGCCATGAATCGTTCATTTATTGGTGTCATTGCTGGCGGATTTGGCACAGCAGGTGTTGCCGTTGCCGTTGAAGCAATGGGCGAATACCGCGAAGTACAAGCTGGGCAGGTTGCCGAACTACTCAAAAACGCTCGCTCCGTTATCATTGCACCAGGTTATGGAATGGCCGTTGCGCAAGCACAGTACCCTGTTGCAGATATCGCAAGAAAACTGGCTGAAATGGGTGTTCAGGTGCGTTTTGCTATCCATCCTGTTGCGGGACGCTTACCAGGTCATATGAATGTGCTGTTGGCTGAAGCCAAAGTACCTTATGATATTGTTTTGGAAATGGATGAGATTAATCAGGATTTTCCGGAAACGGATGTGGTGCTCGTGTTAGGAGCCAATGATACCGTTAACCCGAGCGCAGAAGAAGATCCCAATAGCCCTATTGCGGGCATGCCCGTTTTACAAGTGTGGAAAGCTAAAGATGTGGTCATCAATAAGCGGTCGATGAATACAGGCTATGCAGGCGTTCCCAACCCACTCTTTTTCAAAGATAACGCACACATGATTTTTGGCGATGCTAAAAAAATGGTGGAAGCAATCCTACATGCCTTATAA
- the surE gene encoding 5'/3'-nucleotidase SurE → MEFLVSNDDGYLASGIIALASTLSYFGKVIVVAPEREQSGASNSLTLNRPLTVHQADNLFYYVNGTPTDCVRLAMAGLLRHKPDMVFSGINHGTNMGEDTLYSGTVAAAVEGFLFGIPAVAISMAGKSGKHLATAQTVIKKLVTYLLDHPPKIVQLLNINVPDIPLTELKGLKATRLGRRHQIKSVTPMQSPRGHPVYWVGETGEAQDAGHDTDFWACEQGFASITPLTVDLTARNQVLPLEHWLSEH, encoded by the coding sequence ATGGAGTTTCTAGTCAGCAACGATGATGGGTATCTTGCCTCAGGTATTATTGCACTTGCCAGTACACTCTCCTATTTTGGCAAGGTTATTGTTGTTGCACCCGAAAGAGAACAAAGTGGTGCCAGCAATTCCTTAACACTCAACCGACCATTGACTGTGCATCAAGCAGACAACCTATTTTATTATGTTAATGGCACACCAACAGACTGCGTGCGCCTTGCCATGGCAGGGTTACTAAGACATAAACCAGACATGGTATTTTCAGGCATTAATCACGGCACGAACATGGGGGAAGATACCCTATATTCCGGTACTGTCGCTGCTGCAGTAGAGGGATTTTTGTTTGGCATTCCTGCTGTGGCCATTTCGATGGCAGGCAAATCAGGTAAGCACCTCGCAACTGCTCAAACAGTCATTAAAAAACTGGTTACATATTTACTGGATCACCCACCTAAAATAGTGCAGTTACTGAATATCAACGTACCAGATATACCGCTTACTGAGCTGAAGGGATTAAAAGCGACTCGCTTAGGACGTCGGCATCAAATCAAATCAGTCACGCCGATGCAAAGCCCAAGAGGTCATCCTGTTTATTGGGTAGGTGAAACAGGAGAAGCACAAGATGCGGGGCATGACACCGATTTTTGGGCTTGTGAACAGGGTTTTGCTTCAATAACCCCGCTTACCGTTGACTTGACAGCACGCAATCAAGTTTTGCCACTTGAACACTGGTTATCAGAACACTAA